DNA sequence from the Actinacidiphila yeochonensis CN732 genome:
AGACCTGGCCGCAGGTGCGCGTCAGCCACACCGCCCCCTACGGCCGTGACCACGCCGGCCGCCGCCAGGGTGTGCAGCACCTGCTCACCCATCAGGGAGAGCTGCACCAGGTGGCGGGTGCCCCGGCCCGGCCGCAGCCGCAGCGGGTTCCGATGCCGGACCCGCACAGCGTGCCGCGGGTGCCGCCGGTGGGCCTCGATGTGATCGGCCAGGAGCTCGCGGGCGCGTTCGGCCCCCAGGGTGTCGTCCGCTTCGACCAGCGGGCCGTCTCGCGCCAGGGCGTGCCCGACATCGTGGCGCAGACCCTGGTGTGGTCGGGGCTGCCGCTGGACTTCGGTCCGTTCTTCTGGGCGCAGGCCCAGCCGGGCCAGCCGGTGCCGACGCTCGCCGAACTCGCCGCGCAGCGCGGGGTCCAGGCGGCTCCGGACGCCGCCTCGTACCTGGTGATGGGGAACGACTTCGGACGGCAGCTGTGCGTGCAGTACGGCACCGCGCACATCGTGGCCGTGCCGCTGGAGGCCGGACCGGGCGGACAGTCCGCGCCGCCGCAGTTCGTCAACTCCAGCCTGCCGGAGTTCGCCCGCTGCCTGGCGCTGCTCGGCCGGATGTGGCGGCTGCGGATCGGGCTGACCCCGGAGCAGGCCGGCCGCTGGACGGTCGACTTCCAGGCCGAGTTGGCCGCGCAGGACCCGGCGGCCATCGCCTCGCCGGACAACTGGTGGTCCGTGCTCGTCGAGCAGATGTGGGACGGCCTGCTGTAGTCGCGGCCCCGGCCGCGCCCGCCGACAGGGGGACGCGGCCGGGGCACATCGGGTGGAGGACCACCCGGGGCCCCCTCCCTTCCTCCCCCTCCGCCCCCTCGCCCAGCCCCGACCCGCCCGGCAGCCGAGGGACGCCGCCCGCAGAAGCAGCCGCCCTCGCCGCCTGCCCGCCCGCGGCGCTGCCGCCATGCCTCCACCGCGTCGCCCCGTGGAGCCGGCCGCCGCCGTAGAACCGTGCCGCCCCGTGAAGATGCCTCGGGTGCCTCGGGCGGCAGCCCGCCCTTCCTCCCCTCCGTGTCTTCTTCGTTCTCTTCGTTCTCTTCGTTCCTTCCTTCTTCGCCTCCCGTCCACCCCGCCCACCGCCGTTTCCTGGGTAGGAGAGAGGTCGGAGTGTCGACACTCGTACAATTCGCTCATAAGACATAAATAGGACGTAGGGATCGGCTCGACGGCGCGAGAGGCAGTGGTCATGACCAGTGGGACGGCCGCATCGGCGGGGGCGGACGCACGGGGACGGTTCACCTCGGGTCGCGGGCGCGGCTACCGGCCGGACCAGGTGGACCGCTTCCTGGACGAGCTGTCCGAGGACCGTGACGCGGCCTGGGAGCGGGCGTCCCGCCTCACGGTGCTGGCCGGCGAGCTGGAGGCAGAGTGCGCCGAGCTGCGCCGCCAGGTCGAGGCGCTGGAGCCGGTCGACCTCACCTCCCTCGGCCCCGGGGCGCAGGAGCTGCTCCAGCTCGTCGAGGAGGAGGCGGCGGCCGTCCGGGAACGGGCCGAGGTCGAGGCGCAGTACGCGCGGGACGCGGCGGACACCGCCCGGCGCACCCTTCAGGACGAGACCCGGGCCGCCGCGGCGGCCCGGGTCGCCGCCGCCGAGGACGAGGCGCAGCAGGTACTGGACGACGCCTGCGGGCAGGCGGCGCAACTCCTCGGCGCCGCCCGGGCCGAGGCGGACGCCGTGCGCGGTGAGGCCGCCGCCGCGCTCGAAGCCACCCGGCAGCAGGCCGTCCGCGACGTGGCGACGGTCGACGCGGAGCAGCGGCGGCGCCTCCAGACCCTGGAGCGGGAGCTGGCCGAGAGGCAGACCGAGGTCGACAACCGCCTGACGGCCCTGCTGACCGAGGCGGAGCGCCGCCTGGAGGAGGCGCAGCACGAGCGGGCGGAGGCCGAGGAGGCGCTGCGGCTCCAGCAGGCGGAGGCGGACGCCCGGGCCGACGCGCTCATCGCCGCGGCCCGCGGGCACGAGGAGCGGGTACGGCGCGAGGCCGAACGGGTGCTGCGCGAGCACGAGGAGCACCGCGACCAGGTCCGCGCGCACCTCGCCCACATCCGGGCGACGCTCGCCTCGCTCACCGGCCGCGAGTAGCCCGGCCCGACACGGCCCGGCCACCCCGGTGCCCGCCCCCGGCCGCGCCCACGCCCCGCTCCCCGGCCCGGCAGTGCCCGGCGCCTCCGCCCGGCAGCGCCCGCCGATGCCCGGTGACACCCGCCGATGCCCGCCGACAGCCGGCAGTGCCCGACGCAGCGTCCAGCGGGACCGCCCTTCCCCGGGCTCAGACCACGCGGAGCGGAACCATCGCCGAGACGCGGAAGCCGCCGTCGGGGGTGGGCCCCGCGGCGAAGCCGCCGCCGTGGGCGGTGACCCGCTCGCGCATGCCGAGCAGTCCGTGCCCGCCACCGGGCAGCGCGGCGGGGGCGGTCCCCTGCTGGCAAGCCGGCCCGTTGACGATGAGGACGGCCACCTCGGCCTCCCGGTAGGCGAGCCTGACCTGGGCCGTCGCACCCGCCGCGTGCTTGCGGACGTTGGTCAGCGCCTCCTGCACCACCCGGTACACGGTGGCCTCGACGCGCTGCC
Encoded proteins:
- a CDS encoding DivIVA domain-containing protein; its protein translation is MTSGTAASAGADARGRFTSGRGRGYRPDQVDRFLDELSEDRDAAWERASRLTVLAGELEAECAELRRQVEALEPVDLTSLGPGAQELLQLVEEEAAAVRERAEVEAQYARDAADTARRTLQDETRAAAAARVAAAEDEAQQVLDDACGQAAQLLGAARAEADAVRGEAAAALEATRQQAVRDVATVDAEQRRRLQTLERELAERQTEVDNRLTALLTEAERRLEEAQHERAEAEEALRLQQAEADARADALIAAARGHEERVRREAERVLREHEEHRDQVRAHLAHIRATLASLTGRE